The sequence TATCACCAAACAACTCGTCGATTTGCATGGCGGCGACATTACCGTCGAAAGCGAGCTGGGCCAAGGAACCCAATTTCAGGTGTGTCTGCCCACCAAAGCGGCGTGGGAGCAACGTCATAAAAAGTATGTCAAATCAACAAGCGATCACGCCATCTTGGTGGTTGATGATAATCCCAACACGGTTGCTGAATTTGGCCAGCAACTCCAGGCGACCACGTGGAGCATCGTCAGTTGTTTGGATAGTCGCGAGGCGCTAGCGATCTATCAACAGGAACACCCAGTGATCGTGGTGTTGGATGCAACGTTGGCCTTTGTCAGCGCTCATAGCTTGATCGACGCAATCTTAGCGATCAATCCCGATCAGGCGATTTTGATCGTGGCTCCCACCAATGATTATAGCCTTGGCTTGGAAAGTTGGCCGCATATCAGCCGTCCATGGCCCCAACCATTGGATTCGTTGCTAGACCAAACCCTTACGCAAGCCCAACAGCAGCAACAGCTCGCATCACAGCCCTAGCCGATAGGAGAACTCACGTTTTAGGAGAAAGCATGCTTACCACAACAACCCAAATCTCAGCAGGGGTGATTGAAGATAACCCGCAAAATCTAGAAATTGCACGGGTTTGTCTAATTCATCAACTGCATGCCCATTATCAAGGTGGCTGGCGTTCAGGCCAGAGTTTCTTTACATGGCACAGCGAACAACCCAGAATTGGCTTCGACCTTTTATTGTTGGATATTCACATGCCCAAGGAGAGTGGCATCAAACTCTATCAAGAGCTGCGTGAATTATTGCCAAAAACCAAAATTATTGCTTGGACAGCCGATGTTGTGCCGCAGCGGGTTGTCTTATACCAACAAGTTGGCTTTGATGGTATGATCGGTAAACCAATTAATACCAAACGTTTTCCATTACAAATCCAGCGGATTTTGGCTGGTGAAGCTGTCTGGGAGATTTAACCGTTATGTTGGATAATGCCGAGCCAATTCTGCTGCTGGCTGAGGATGCCCAGACTGATGCCACGATTGTGCAGGTAATTGCCCAACGCTGTGGCTGGCAGGTTGTTTGGCTCAAAAGTCTCTTTGCAATGTGGCAATATTGTGTCAGCATGCTCGATCGTGAGCAACCGCCGCTCAATTGCGTAATTATGCTCGATATGAAAATGCCTGATCCAGCGTATCGCAATTTAGAAGGCTCAGTTTTAGCAACCTGGCTAAGCCATGCCATGCACGAACAGCGCCTACAGCAAGCGCCAATTTTTGGGATGACGACCGATAAAACCTTGCATCGCGAGTGGGAAGCAAAAATTGCTGGCTGTTATCAATTGTTTGAAAAGCCTTTGCGGCCTGAACATTTTCAGCGTTTACAGCAAAGTTTAAATAATCCAACGCCGCCAGCAATCGACGGCGTTGATCAAATTGCCTGTGAGATTATTCGAAAACAACATTTGGATATTATGCACACGGTGATTGCGGCGTATCAAAATCAAGCAGCACCAAGCGCAAGCACCGATTGGTCATTGGATGAACTACGAGTGCTGTTGAGCCACCTCACCAATTCGATCTATTGCCCACGCCATTTGCAACAACAACGTGAGCAGATTCTAGAGCGAGCGGGTGGCTTGATGCAGCTTCAACGTTCAATCCGTGATTTTCTCACCAATCAACAACTCTCGACTTTCGAGCTAAAAATTCTCAATCGGATTTTGCAAGGCGTTTCGCAAGAGCGCATTGCGGCTCAAGAGGCGATTGGTCGGCGCAAACTTGAGGCAACAATTGAGCATATTTTAGTGGCGTTCGGGCTTTTTCTCAGCAATTAATCCCCCCAAATGTACAATATACATCCATTTGGGGGCTTTATACTAACAATTGAGCGATGAATAGGGGTTCTTTCAACGAAATCAGAAAGAACACACTCCACCGATGTGGAAACATATAGCGTAGCCATCCTAAAGGGTTTAGGGTCGCTACGCTGTTGGTTTTTAACGATCAGTTTGTGGAAAATGGCGATCAAGCCAATCTAAATTGCCATGCGGATATAATTCATCATCTTCACGCTCTATAATATGGTGACAAGAGCGAAATTTGGCTTCGGCAGCTCGTGCTTGAATCGCCAATGGTGGTTTTTGACCATAAGGATACGATTTCAGCTCCCGTAATGCTGGTAAGCTTGCTAGCCAACTAAGATGGCTTGGATCTTCAAGATGCAGATGCAGCGAATGCAACTTGGTTAATTGCAATAGACTGCGCGGAACATGCTCAAGCCGTGTATTGTAAATTGACAAATCTTGGAGTTCGCGCAATTGACCAATCCGCTCGTCAAGCAACGTCCAATCCGGCGATTGCAAATCAAGTCCTTGCAATTGCTCAAGCTGCCAAAACCATGTCGGAATATATTGGTTAGAAAAGTCACCATCGAGCCAGAGATAGCGTAAACTCTTGAGCCATTCAGGCGTAGTGGGCATTGCCAGTAAATGGAAATCCTTGCAACGCAACCAGTCTAAATTTCGACACTTCTCTAAATTCCCAACCTGCTTAACGTTTGCCATTTGCAGATCAAGGCTTTTGAGGCTTGAGAGCGCTTGATCAGTTAACGTTAGCGCATCTAAGCGAGATTCTGATAAGTTGATAAATTCGCATGGGCCATTGACCACCAATTCAGCATTGGCAAAGTTGTTTCCACTAAGATCGAGCCAGCGTACTTGTGGGTTAGCTTGAATGGACTGGGGAATAGAACTTATGTTGCAATGACGCAGCGAAACTGCCGCAAGATTGGGAGGCAAATATAACTCACGCCCAGCACAATCGCTGTAAAACAAATTCAAATCACGAAGACTGCTTAGTTCTGCGAACCATGGTGGGATATGCAACTGCTTATGTTGCGAGAAATCCAGCGATTCCAATGGATGATTCAACAACTCAATCGGGAATGTTGTAAGTTCACTCTCACAAAGATTCAAACCACGTAAGCGGGTAGCAGGCAACAGGCTAAAATCGCGAATTGGGCTTTCAGACAGATCAAGGTATTCGATGGTAGTATCGGCAATCAGGCGGGGAATACTCTGAAAATGATTACTGCCTAGCGAAAGTTGTTTGAGTTTCGGCATGCGGCTAACGACCGCTGGCAACTCAGTCAGTTCATTGGAACTTAGATCAAGGAATTCAATTGAGCTTTGGTCAAAATTGGCTGGTAGTTGGACGTTTGGGCAACCAGCAAGTGATAATTGAACAAGCGGCAATTCAATCAACCAATCGGGCAATTGGCGCAAATCATTGTACATGAGAGTCAGAATATTGAGCGGTAGCTGGCGCAATGCGCTAGGAACTTCGGTTAACTCACACTCAATCAAGCTAAGTATGCGTAAGCTATGACATTGGCCCAACATTGCTTGAAGCTCAGGGCTTGAGCCTAACGGACAAAAATTTAGCGATAAACCTGTCCATTGTTGATCGCGAGCCG is a genomic window of Chloroflexota bacterium containing:
- a CDS encoding response regulator, with the protein product MLTTTTQISAGVIEDNPQNLEIARVCLIHQLHAHYQGGWRSGQSFFTWHSEQPRIGFDLLLLDIHMPKESGIKLYQELRELLPKTKIIAWTADVVPQRVVLYQQVGFDGMIGKPINTKRFPLQIQRILAGEAVWEI
- a CDS encoding response regulator; the encoded protein is MLDNAEPILLLAEDAQTDATIVQVIAQRCGWQVVWLKSLFAMWQYCVSMLDREQPPLNCVIMLDMKMPDPAYRNLEGSVLATWLSHAMHEQRLQQAPIFGMTTDKTLHREWEAKIAGCYQLFEKPLRPEHFQRLQQSLNNPTPPAIDGVDQIACEIIRKQHLDIMHTVIAAYQNQAAPSASTDWSLDELRVLLSHLTNSIYCPRHLQQQREQILERAGGLMQLQRSIRDFLTNQQLSTFELKILNRILQGVSQERIAAQEAIGRRKLEATIEHILVAFGLFLSN